CCAGCAGTTCGTCGGCATCAACGTCGCGTTCTACTACTCCTCGACGCTGTGGCAGTCGGTCGGCGTCGACCCGACGGACTCGTTCCTCTACTCCTTCACGACGTCGATCATCAACATCGTCGGCACCGTGATCGCGATGATCTTCGTGGACCGCGTCGGCCGCAGGCCGCTCGCCCTCATCGGCTCCGTCGGCATGGTCGTCGGCCTCGCGCTGGAGGCCTGGGCGTTCTCCTACGATCTGGTCGACGGCAAGCTGCCCGCCACCCAGGGCTGGATCGCCCTGATCGCCGCCCACGTGTTCGTCCTCTTCTTCGCCCTGTCCTGGGGTGTGGTCGTCTGGGTCTTCCTCGGCGAGATGTTCCCCAACCGGATCCGGGCCGCCGCCCTCGGCGTGGCCGCGTCCGCGCAGTGGATCGCCAACTGGGCCATCACCGCGAGCTTCCCGTCGCTGGCCGACTGGAACCTCTCCGCGACCTATGTGATCTACACGGTCTTCGCCGCGCTCTCCATCCCGTTCGTCCTGAAGTACGTCAAGGAGACGAAGGGCAAGGCGCTGGAGGAGATGGGCTGAGCCTCGCGAAGAGGCCCCTGATCTCGAGGAGCCGGGCCACATCCCCGCTGCCCGCTCCTCGATACCCGTAGGACGTGCTGCCCCGGCTCACCCGTTGAGCCGGGGCAGCACGTTCTCGCAGAACAGCCGCAGTCCGCGCCACCCCTCCGCCGTCGGCATCCCGCCGGCCAGCGGATGCAGGACGAGGTTGTCGAGCCCCTGCGCCACGCACTCGTCCGGCGTGAGGATCCGGTAGACCCCCTCGTCACGGAGCTCCCGGACGCTGCCCGCCGCCGACCGCACCGCCGAGCGGATCTCGCCGGACTGCCAGGAGGCGTACGTCCGGGCCTCGTGCAGGAAGTGTTCGCCGTACTCGGCCCACGCCCGGTCCGGATCCTCGGCGATGTGCAGCAGCGGGGTCTCGGCGGCCGGCATCATCGTCCAGCCCTCGGTCCCGTACTCCACCAGCCGCTCCTTGTAGTACGCCTCCAGCTCCGGAAGGTGCGCGCTGGGGAAGAAGGGCAGGCCGAGCCGGGCGGCCCGGCGGGCGGCGGCCTTCGAGGAGCCGCCGACCAGCAACAGGGGGTGCGGTTCGGAGGACGGACGCGGGGTGACCCGCACGGTACGGCCCCGGTACTCGAACTCCTCGCCGGTCCAGGCCTTGAGCAGGGTGTCGAGAAGCTCGTCCTGGAGCCGTCCGCGCCGCTTCCAGTCCACCCCCGCCCGGGCGTACTCCTCGGGCCGGTACCCGATCCCGGCGACCGTGACCAGCCGGCCGCCGCTCAGCAGGTCGAGCACCGCGATGTCCTCGGCCAGCCGCAGCGGGTCGTGCAGCGGGCCGATCACCGCCGAGACCGTGACCGCGAGCCGCCGGGTCGCGCCGAGCACGGCGCCCGCGAAGGCGAACGGCGACGGCAGCCAGTTGTTCTCGGCTCCGTGATGCTCCTCGGTCTGCACGGTCGTGACCCCGCACTCGTCGGCGTACGCGGCCATCTCCAGAGCGGCCCGGTACCGCACACCGAGCTCGGCCGGGGTCGCGTCGGGAGCGACGAGGTTGAAACGGACGACGGTGACGGGCATGGGAGGCCCCCTTCGGCGGATGCGGAGGACCGTAGCTGACGAGGCGTCAGATGGCCATGGGTCCGGACGGCCCGGCTCTACGCTCCGGCCATGACCCGAGCCGTGGTGCCGACCGACCCTCAGGGCGAGGCCGAGCGGGGGGCGCGTCGCCCTCTGGCTCGACCCCGACGACCTGCGGTGGCTCGCCGAGCACTGCTGCTGTCCCGCGGACGCGCCCGCGGAGGTCGAGGACCGCTGTCTGCGTCTGCGCTTCCGGGCGAGGGTCGCGCTGCACAAGAGCGGGCCGACCGGCTGACGCGCGGCCGGGTCGCCGCCCGCCCCGGCGGGGAGGGGTCACGCATACTGGACGCGTTATGGAAATCGTCATCCTTGCTGTAGTCATCGCCGTGGTCGTGCTCGGTGTGCTCGGCGGGCTCGTGGTCGGCAGCCGACGGAAGAAGTCGCTGCCCCCGCCGCCCCCCACCGTGCCCGACATCACCGCCCCTCCGGCCGAGCCGCATGTCGGCGACGAGGCCGAGACGCCGCGCGACGAACCGCGCCGCACGATAGAGGAGGTGGATCTTCCCGACGGCGGCTCGACCGGCACCGCCGTCGAGGAACCGCCCGTTGTCGAGGTTCCCGAGCTCGAGATCCCGGAACCCACCGAGGGGCGGCTGATCCGCCTCCGCGCCCGTCTCTCCCGCTCGCAGAACGCCCTGGGCAAGGGCCTGCTCACGCTGCTCTCCCGCGAGCACCTCGACGAGGACACCTGGGAGGAGATCGAGGACACGCTGCTCACCGCCGACGTCGGCGTGCAGCCCACCCAGGAGCTGGTCGAACGGCTGCGCGAGCGCGTCAAGGTGCTCGGCACCCGCACCCCCGAGGAGCTGCGCAGCCTGCTGCGCGAGGAGCTGCTCAAGCTGGTCGGCACCGATGTCGACCGCACCGTGAAGACCGAGCCCGAGGAGCGCAAGCCGGGCATCGTGATGGTCGTCGGGGTCAACGGCACCGGCAAGACCACCACCACCGGCAAGCTCGCGCGCGTGCTCGTGGCCGACGGGCGGACCGTCGTCCTGGGCGCCGCCGACACCTTCCGCGCCGCCGCCGCCGACCAGCTCCAGACCTGGGGCGAGCGCGTCGGCGCGCACACCGTGCGGGGCCCCGAGGCGGGCGACCCCGCCTCCGTCGCGTTCGACGCGGTGAAGGAGGGCAAGGAGATGGGGGTGGACGTCGTCCTCATCGACACCGCGGGCCGGCTGCACACCAAGACCGGGCTCATGGACGAGCTCGGCAAGGTCAAGCGGGTCGTCGAGAAGCACGCGCCGCTCGACGAGGTGCTGCTCGTCCTCGACGCCACCACCGGGCAGAACGGTCTCGTCCAGGCCCGTGTCTTCGCCGAGGTCGTGAACATCACCGGCATCGTCCTGACCAAGCTGGACGGCACGGCGAAGGGCGGCATCGTGGTCGCGGTCCAGCGCGAGCTGGGCGTCCCGGTCAAGCTGATCGGACTCGGCGAGGGCGCGGACGACCTGGCGCCGTTCGAGCCGGAGGCCTTCGTGGATGCCCTTATCGGCGACTGAGGGCCGTCGCCCGCGAGATCGGCGCCCGGTTCAGGCGCAGAAGAGAACGAAGCGCCCGCCCCCAGGTGCAGTGGGAGCGGGCGCTCGGCTGTGTGCACGCCGTACGGCTCAGGCGCGCGACCGGTGGGCCAGGTAGGCCAGGGTGCCCAGCAGCAGGCGGGCCTCCGGTGGGCGGGTCGCCGAGTCCAGCGCGGGTGGGCGCAGCCAGCGCACCGGGCCGAGCCCGCCGCGATCGGAGGGTGGGGCCGTGATGTACGTGCCGGGGCCGAGACCGCGCAGGTCCAGGGCGGTCGGGTCGTCCCAG
The sequence above is a segment of the Streptomyces asoensis genome. Coding sequences within it:
- the ftsY gene encoding signal recognition particle-docking protein FtsY codes for the protein MEIVILAVVIAVVVLGVLGGLVVGSRRKKSLPPPPPTVPDITAPPAEPHVGDEAETPRDEPRRTIEEVDLPDGGSTGTAVEEPPVVEVPELEIPEPTEGRLIRLRARLSRSQNALGKGLLTLLSREHLDEDTWEEIEDTLLTADVGVQPTQELVERLRERVKVLGTRTPEELRSLLREELLKLVGTDVDRTVKTEPEERKPGIVMVVGVNGTGKTTTTGKLARVLVADGRTVVLGAADTFRAAAADQLQTWGERVGAHTVRGPEAGDPASVAFDAVKEGKEMGVDVVLIDTAGRLHTKTGLMDELGKVKRVVEKHAPLDEVLLVLDATTGQNGLVQARVFAEVVNITGIVLTKLDGTAKGGIVVAVQRELGVPVKLIGLGEGADDLAPFEPEAFVDALIGD
- a CDS encoding LLM class flavin-dependent oxidoreductase; the encoded protein is MPVTVVRFNLVAPDATPAELGVRYRAALEMAAYADECGVTTVQTEEHHGAENNWLPSPFAFAGAVLGATRRLAVTVSAVIGPLHDPLRLAEDIAVLDLLSGGRLVTVAGIGYRPEEYARAGVDWKRRGRLQDELLDTLLKAWTGEEFEYRGRTVRVTPRPSSEPHPLLLVGGSSKAAARRAARLGLPFFPSAHLPELEAYYKERLVEYGTEGWTMMPAAETPLLHIAEDPDRAWAEYGEHFLHEARTYASWQSGEIRSAVRSAAGSVRELRDEGVYRILTPDECVAQGLDNLVLHPLAGGMPTAEGWRGLRLFCENVLPRLNG